Proteins from a single region of Bacillus sp. BGMRC 2118:
- a CDS encoding DUF2306 domain-containing protein → MNNDLKDLLIKQGGMTVGLSKTIKIRSGIILIFAFVLAISAIVRYVLLDPAATNETLVTQGMDMYDFHYKPWNSILLIHIITASLAILIGPFQFFNRIRQKRKMLHRNLGKVYVVSIFASSVTGIYLSYFAFGGLLSKLGFFTLSIVWLVTTYLAYKYIRMKQIQKHEQWMYRSYAVTFVAVTFRIWSAIIGYSLDDFQIGYVAAVWVSLIGNLAIMEYWIRKKLMKNNTNSSSSIFTS, encoded by the coding sequence GTGAATAATGATCTGAAAGATTTACTTATAAAACAAGGGGGGATGACTGTGGGCTTATCAAAAACAATAAAAATTCGTAGTGGAATCATTCTTATATTTGCATTCGTTTTGGCCATCTCAGCCATTGTTCGATATGTATTATTGGATCCTGCTGCAACTAATGAAACATTGGTTACTCAGGGGATGGATATGTATGATTTTCATTACAAGCCTTGGAATTCAATTTTGTTAATTCATATTATTACTGCTTCACTTGCCATTTTAATAGGACCTTTTCAATTTTTTAATAGAATTCGACAAAAAAGAAAGATGCTTCACCGGAATCTAGGAAAAGTTTACGTGGTTTCCATTTTTGCCAGTAGTGTCACAGGTATATATTTGTCTTATTTTGCTTTTGGTGGACTGCTTTCCAAATTAGGATTTTTCACATTATCCATTGTATGGCTAGTAACAACTTATTTGGCGTATAAATACATAAGAATGAAACAGATTCAAAAACATGAACAATGGATGTATAGAAGTTACGCGGTAACATTTGTTGCTGTTACCTTTCGTATCTGGTCAGCTATAATAGGATATTCCTTAGATGATTTTCAAATCGGTTATGTAGCAGCAGTTTGGGTGAGTTTGATAGGAAATTTGGCAATTATGGAATACTGGATTAGAAAAAAATTAATGAAAAATAATACCAATTCTTCTAGTAGTATTTTTACGTCTTAA
- the hutH gene encoding histidine ammonia-lyase, with product MVELTGSTLTLEEVKRICYDNELVSISKNSMQKVKESRDAVDKIVSEKRTIYGINTGFGKFSDVVIDEHDVNDLQRNLIRSHACGVGEPFPEVVSRAMILLRLNALLKGFSGVRPIIVERLAALLNSQIHPIIPQQGSLGASGDLAPLSHLALVLMGEGKVQVNGLVCKTEEVYRNEGLAPIELQAKEGLALINGTQAMTAMGVVNWIEANDLALQSEWIAALTMEGLEGIIDAFHPAIHEARGYPEQMAVAERMRHLLDGSQLITKQGEKRVQDAYSLRCIPQVHGASWQSLNYVKEKLEIEMNAATDNPLIFDNGETVISGGNFHGQPIAIAMDFMKIGVAEFASISERRIERLVNPQLNDLPPFLSAKPGLQSGAMIMQYCAAALVSENKTLAHPASVDSIPSSANQEDHVSMGTIASRHAHMIIQNVRRVLAIECICALQAVQYRGIDKMSPQTRSFYEEARKIVPSITEDRVFSEDIENLTNWLKKNNSGQRK from the coding sequence ATGGTCGAATTAACTGGAAGTACGCTAACGTTAGAGGAAGTTAAGCGAATTTGTTATGACAATGAACTTGTCTCAATAAGTAAAAACAGCATGCAGAAAGTAAAAGAAAGTAGAGATGCTGTTGATAAAATTGTCTCAGAAAAAAGAACGATTTACGGCATTAATACTGGCTTTGGTAAATTCAGCGATGTCGTCATTGATGAACATGACGTCAATGATTTACAAAGAAACTTAATCCGTTCTCATGCATGTGGTGTGGGTGAGCCATTTCCCGAGGTTGTATCCAGGGCAATGATTCTTCTTCGACTTAATGCATTATTAAAAGGCTTTTCTGGTGTAAGACCGATCATCGTTGAACGGCTTGCTGCTTTATTAAATTCTCAAATCCATCCCATCATTCCTCAGCAAGGGTCACTGGGGGCATCAGGCGATTTAGCACCATTATCCCACCTGGCTCTTGTACTAATGGGAGAAGGAAAGGTGCAAGTTAATGGATTGGTCTGTAAGACTGAAGAGGTATATAGGAACGAAGGGCTCGCGCCAATTGAATTACAAGCAAAAGAAGGTCTTGCGTTAATTAATGGTACTCAAGCTATGACCGCAATGGGTGTCGTAAATTGGATTGAGGCAAATGATTTAGCCCTTCAAAGTGAGTGGATTGCTGCCTTAACGATGGAAGGGCTAGAAGGTATTATTGATGCATTCCATCCTGCTATTCATGAAGCGAGAGGATATCCAGAGCAAATGGCCGTTGCAGAGAGAATGCGACATCTCCTAGATGGCAGTCAACTAATTACAAAGCAAGGTGAAAAAAGGGTCCAAGATGCATATTCACTTCGCTGCATCCCTCAAGTTCATGGTGCATCGTGGCAATCGTTAAACTATGTAAAAGAAAAACTGGAAATCGAGATGAACGCTGCAACCGATAATCCGCTTATTTTTGATAATGGTGAAACCGTCATATCAGGTGGGAACTTTCACGGGCAACCAATAGCCATTGCGATGGACTTTATGAAAATTGGAGTTGCAGAGTTTGCGAGTATTTCAGAACGACGAATTGAGAGATTAGTAAACCCGCAGTTAAATGACCTACCACCCTTTCTAAGTGCCAAGCCGGGCTTACAATCAGGAGCAATGATTATGCAGTACTGCGCAGCAGCTCTCGTATCTGAAAACAAAACACTAGCACATCCTGCAAGTGTGGATTCAATCCCTTCCTCAGCCAACCAAGAGGATCATGTTAGTATGGGTACCATTGCTTCACGTCATGCCCACATGATTATTCAAAACGTTCGACGCGTTCTTGCGATTGAATGTATCTGTGCACTTCAGGCTGTTCAATATCGCGGCATAGATAAGATGTCCCCTCAAACGAGGAGTTTTTATGAAGAAGCACGTAAGATTGTCCCTTCTATAACAGAAGATCGAGTATTCTCTGAAGATATCGAAAACCTGACAAATTGGTTAAAAAAAAACAACAGTGGACAACGAAAGTGA
- the hutP gene encoding hut operon transcriptional regulator HutP, whose product MSQKKAIGKVAILLATLTEEELENFRPLLQDVTYCLGKVGSMNMQKVISAVETAAKRNGVIHDSYYRETHALYHAILEALEGVTRGKSSIGDMSRTVGLRFAIVRGTPFANKGEGEWLAIAFYGTIGAPVKGSEHETIGLGINHI is encoded by the coding sequence ATGAGCCAAAAGAAAGCCATTGGAAAAGTAGCCATTTTGCTTGCGACCTTAACCGAGGAAGAACTAGAGAACTTTAGACCTTTATTGCAAGACGTCACGTATTGCCTGGGCAAGGTTGGTTCAATGAATATGCAAAAGGTAATTTCTGCTGTTGAAACAGCAGCAAAACGTAATGGTGTTATTCATGATAGCTATTATCGTGAAACTCATGCTCTATACCATGCAATACTTGAGGCACTCGAAGGAGTGACTAGGGGAAAATCTTCAATTGGTGATATGAGTAGAACTGTTGGTCTCAGATTTGCAATTGTAAGAGGAACTCCTTTTGCTAACAAGGGTGAAGGTGAATGGTTAGCCATTGCCTTTTATGGAACGATCGGTGCACCAGTCAAAGGATCAGAGCACGAGACGATTGGTTTAGGAATTAATCACATATAA
- a CDS encoding imidazolonepropionase, producing the protein MKPIFIRNASELVTLSGSSHSPRTGKHMGELNIIENGSVWIENGLIAMVGTDEEVLQAYEAKLHEADIIDASGKLVTPGLVDPHTHLVHSGTRENEFDMRLRGATYMEIMNNGGGIHASTRATQKATHEQLFEESFERLQRFLLHGVTTVEAKSGYGLKLEYEVKQLEVAHELSEKHPIDLVHTFMGAHAVPGQYKENPDEFVDIVINEMIPEIAKRKLAEFNDVFCERGVFTPEQTRRILEAGKEYGLIPKIHADEIEPYEGAELAASIGAISADHLLRASDKGISIMAEKGVIAVLLPGTAFFLMADSANGRKMIDAGVPVALSTDCNPGSSPTVSLPFIMNLGCVKMGMSPAEVLTAATINAAHAINRGHEIGSLEKGKKADITIFDVPNYMVLQYQYGVNHVDTVIKAGKVVVNGGTLVWNNTHIHN; encoded by the coding sequence ATGAAACCAATCTTTATCCGAAATGCCAGTGAGCTAGTAACATTAAGCGGAAGCTCTCATTCTCCTCGAACAGGAAAGCACATGGGAGAGTTGAATATCATCGAGAACGGTAGTGTATGGATAGAAAATGGTCTGATTGCAATGGTTGGAACAGATGAAGAGGTACTGCAGGCTTATGAAGCAAAACTGCATGAGGCAGATATAATTGATGCATCAGGAAAGCTTGTCACACCTGGATTAGTTGACCCACATACTCATTTAGTACACAGTGGTACGAGAGAAAATGAATTTGATATGAGACTTCGTGGTGCCACGTATATGGAAATAATGAATAACGGTGGCGGTATTCATGCGTCTACGAGAGCAACCCAAAAAGCTACTCACGAACAGCTTTTCGAGGAAAGCTTTGAGAGACTTCAGCGTTTTCTGTTGCATGGTGTGACAACAGTTGAGGCAAAGAGTGGATATGGTTTAAAGCTTGAGTATGAAGTCAAACAATTGGAAGTGGCACATGAGTTGAGTGAAAAACACCCAATTGACCTTGTTCATACTTTTATGGGAGCACACGCAGTTCCCGGGCAGTATAAAGAAAACCCAGATGAGTTTGTAGATATTGTGATCAATGAGATGATTCCAGAAATCGCAAAGAGAAAACTGGCTGAGTTTAATGACGTATTTTGTGAAAGAGGAGTATTTACTCCAGAACAAACAAGACGAATTCTTGAGGCTGGAAAGGAATACGGATTAATACCTAAAATTCATGCTGATGAAATCGAACCTTATGAAGGCGCAGAACTTGCAGCATCAATTGGAGCAATTTCGGCAGATCACCTATTACGTGCATCAGACAAAGGAATTTCCATTATGGCAGAAAAAGGTGTCATTGCTGTGTTACTTCCAGGTACAGCATTTTTCTTAATGGCAGATTCAGCAAATGGGCGCAAGATGATTGATGCGGGCGTTCCAGTAGCATTATCAACTGATTGTAATCCAGGTTCATCTCCAACGGTATCTCTACCCTTTATCATGAATTTAGGGTGTGTGAAGATGGGGATGAGTCCCGCAGAAGTACTAACCGCTGCCACAATAAATGCTGCACATGCTATTAACCGTGGACATGAGATAGGAAGCCTCGAAAAAGGGAAGAAAGCAGACATTACGATTTTTGATGTGCCTAATTACATGGTGCTTCAATATCAATATGGTGTGAATCATGTAGATACTGTCATAAAAGCTGGCAAAGTTGTTGTAAATGGAGGGACGTTAGTTTGGAACAATACCCATATCCACAACTAA
- a CDS encoding agmatinase family protein — MNSNVDLQKVDAAILGVPLSRSSISASAASETPDAIRRAWKYFSTYNLDEDVDLSELWVVDLGDVKQHVTDITKCHENIREAMKSMQQYHPDVLPVVLGGDHSITAMLIKGWKEIHSTERVGILQLDTHFDLRDLSDNGPSNGTPIRNLIESETIKGEDVYNIGLHGFFNAKSLKEYADKVGVNYTTMRQARKQGIENTITLALNELSQKVDTIYLTVDMDVLDISFGPGVPASTPGGMYRDELFEAVYLAGKHPKVKAMDMVCIDSYKDQNEITIKTAVHTMLSFLTGYKQRK, encoded by the coding sequence ATGAATTCAAATGTAGACCTCCAAAAGGTAGATGCAGCCATACTAGGTGTACCATTATCACGTTCTTCCATTTCAGCTTCTGCGGCTAGTGAAACACCTGATGCCATTCGCAGAGCATGGAAGTATTTCTCCACCTATAACTTGGATGAAGATGTGGACTTATCTGAGCTATGGGTCGTGGATCTTGGAGATGTGAAGCAGCATGTAACAGATATTACGAAATGCCATGAAAACATTCGTGAGGCGATGAAAAGTATGCAGCAGTATCATCCTGATGTGCTACCAGTCGTACTTGGGGGAGATCACTCCATTACAGCAATGCTCATTAAAGGATGGAAGGAAATTCATTCAACGGAACGTGTCGGTATTTTACAACTAGATACACATTTTGATTTAAGAGACTTATCCGATAACGGTCCAAGTAACGGTACGCCAATTCGGAACTTAATAGAATCAGAGACGATTAAGGGAGAAGATGTATATAATATTGGTCTCCATGGTTTCTTTAACGCGAAGTCATTAAAGGAATATGCGGATAAGGTTGGTGTCAACTATACAACGATGAGGCAAGCAAGAAAGCAGGGAATAGAGAATACGATTACGCTTGCACTGAATGAGCTTAGCCAAAAGGTTGACACCATCTATTTAACCGTAGATATGGATGTACTAGATATTAGCTTTGGACCAGGGGTGCCTGCTTCTACACCTGGAGGGATGTACCGAGATGAATTATTTGAAGCTGTATACTTAGCGGGTAAGCATCCGAAAGTAAAAGCAATGGATATGGTATGTATCGATTCCTATAAAGATCAAAATGAAATTACAATCAAAACGGCTGTGCATACAATGTTGTCTTTTTTGACTGGGTATAAACAGCGGAAATAG